The genomic segment GACACAGAAATTCTGATCAATCCTTTCCTGGGTTACAACAGTAGTCCCGTTTTACTAAATCCACCGATCGATAATGGTTGTGTAGGGCAATTATATGTACATAACCCTGGTGCCTATGATGCCGACGGAGATAGTCTATCCTATCGGTTTATTACATGCAGGGGAGGTGGAGGTTTACCCATTCCAGGATATACCCTCCCTCCGGCCACCGACAGCATTGTGATCAACCCAATAACAGGTGATGTATTCTGGGATGCACCAACCAAGCAAGGAGAATTTAATCTCGCCATTCTCGTGGAAGAATGGCGTAATGGTGTTAAAATCGGAAGTGTAACACGAGATATGCAGATCAATATTATTGCCTGCGACCACTCTCCTCCCGTTATCGTTTCTATTGACGATACCTGTGCATTGGCAGGAGATACACTTAAATTCACCGTTAATGCCTATGATCCCGATTCGGATGGCATTACCCTTACAGGAACAGGCGGTCCTTTTGAGCTTAGCAATAATCCTGCTTACATATACCCCGATCCGGCAAGCGGTATTGGAAGTACAAGCACCGATTTCACATGGATCACTCTCTGCAGTCATGTCAGAAAACAACCCTACTATGCTTTTTTTAAGGCCACCGATGATGGCTTCCCGGTTAACCTTGTGGATATCAAGACCATTGGAATTCGTGTTATAGGACCTGCTCCCGTATTGCTTTCAGCCGAAGCCCTGGGTAATACAATCAGAATCGATTGGACCCAATATATTTGCCCCCAGATATCAGGGTATAAAGTTTACAGAAAAAACGGGACTTCAGGTTTCGTACCAGGTTATTGCGAAACCGGTGTGCCGGCATATACAGGGTATACCCACATAGCTATTGTCACCGGTCATGAAAATATCGCGTTTATTGATGATAATAAGGGTGCAGGATTGGTTCCGGGTATACAATATTGCTATATGATAACTGCCATTTTCCCGGATGGATCCGAAAGTCAGGCATCCAGTGAAAAATGCGCATTCCTGAAAAAGGACCTTCCCATCATCACCAATGTCAGCAATGATAGCTCCAATCTTGAATCAGGAAGGGTTTACCTTGCCTGGTCAAAACCTACAGAGCTGGATACGATCCAATACCCCGGTCCTTACAAATACATAATTGAAAGGGCTACCGGAATCAGTAATACCGGATTTGCCGAAATTGCCGTCATGAACGGTTTAAACGATACCGTATATTTCGACAATGGCGTTAACCTTAATACTTCTGACTCAGGTTATAATTACAGGATAGGCCTGGAAAGTCAAAACATAGGGTTCATAGGTTATTCCAGGAATGCCTCATCGCTTGAATTAAATGCTCTTCCCTCCGATCAGGCCATCACACTGCAATGGTCAGCCAATGTTTCCTGGAATAATAAAAAATTCATCATATTCAGGAAGAATCCCGGCAGTTCCTCTTATGATTCACTTACTTCGGTTAACGGAAATGAATTCACAGATAACGGCCTTATTAACGGACAAGAGTATTGTTATTTTATTTACAGCTACGGAAGCTACGATTCTCCCGGATTTTTTCATCCCCTGCTCAATTTTTCCCCAATCCGATGTTCTGTTCCCGTCGACAATGTTCCTCCATGCCCTCAACAGCTTCAGGTAACAACAGAATGTGATAAAACTGAAAACCTGCTTTCCTGGAGCAACCCTCCCGGTTGCCCTATCGATATAGCCAAATATGAAGTGTATTTCAAATCGGAAGAGTCTGAGGATTTCTTGCTGATTGCCGTTCTGAATTCTCCTTTCGACACAACATTTCTTCATCAAAACCTGAAAAGTGTTACGGGTTGTTATGCTGTGAAAGCTATCGACGATAATGGCAATACCGGAGACTTCAGCAATGTGGTTTGTATTGATTATACTGCCTGCCCGGGATATGAACTACCCAATGTATTCACTCCGAACAATGATCATATAAATGATTTCTTCACCCCCATCCCTGAAACAGTTGCAAGTGTTGAGA from the Bacteroidota bacterium genome contains:
- a CDS encoding gliding motility-associated C-terminal domain-containing protein, translating into STIFRTEKINYPNNISRNVYRYLPENPSYNPDARHTYSSPGTYTIWLEDPNRNAGIQNIPNSVNIPLYIDTEILINPFLGYNSSPVLLNPPIDNGCVGQLYVHNPGAYDADGDSLSYRFITCRGGGGLPIPGYTLPPATDSIVINPITGDVFWDAPTKQGEFNLAILVEEWRNGVKIGSVTRDMQINIIACDHSPPVIVSIDDTCALAGDTLKFTVNAYDPDSDGITLTGTGGPFELSNNPAYIYPDPASGIGSTSTDFTWITLCSHVRKQPYYAFFKATDDGFPVNLVDIKTIGIRVIGPAPVLLSAEALGNTIRIDWTQYICPQISGYKVYRKNGTSGFVPGYCETGVPAYTGYTHIAIVTGHENIAFIDDNKGAGLVPGIQYCYMITAIFPDGSESQASSEKCAFLKKDLPIITNVSNDSSNLESGRVYLAWSKPTELDTIQYPGPYKYIIERATGISNTGFAEIAVMNGLNDTVYFDNGVNLNTSDSGYNYRIGLESQNIGFIGYSRNASSLELNALPSDQAITLQWSANVSWNNKKFIIFRKNPGSSSYDSLTSVNGNEFTDNGLINGQEYCYFIYSYGSYDSPGFFHPLLNFSPIRCSVPVDNVPPCPQQLQVTTECDKTENLLSWSNPPGCPIDIAKYEVYFKSEESEDFLLIAVLNSPFDTTFLHQNLKSVTGCYAVKAIDDNGNTGDFSNVVCIDYTACPGYELPNVFTPNNDHINDFFTPIPETVASVEKIEIKIFNRWGNLVFETIDPWINWDGKNQKNNVDCAEGVYFYVCDVYIITLQGIKKFTLQGSITLIR